The Xanthomonas indica genome has a segment encoding these proteins:
- a CDS encoding DUF4124 domain-containing protein, which yields MRALPPMLLLLCLCVFATPAAAQRVNRCSGPDGTTVFSDRRCEDVGAIDRLPPPAAPGNVDGSARALAPPQCVRRLSVLAQQIRTAVETRDVNRLSALYWWNGVSDAGAQRVLDRLDAIVRRPLVAIVPVLPGDSAESANTTPAATAAVPMPGTPDSDDTGGPPRAHATGLRLQQTLSGSITPASTVLGLRRQYDCFWISF from the coding sequence ATGCGCGCTCTTCCGCCGATGCTGCTGCTCCTGTGCCTCTGCGTGTTCGCCACGCCCGCCGCGGCGCAGCGGGTGAACCGCTGCAGCGGCCCCGACGGCACCACCGTGTTCAGCGATCGGCGCTGCGAGGACGTCGGCGCGATCGACCGGCTGCCGCCACCGGCCGCACCCGGCAACGTCGATGGCAGCGCCCGCGCCCTGGCGCCGCCGCAGTGCGTGCGCCGGCTCAGCGTATTGGCGCAGCAGATCCGCACCGCGGTGGAAACCCGCGACGTCAACCGGCTGTCGGCGCTGTACTGGTGGAACGGCGTCTCCGACGCCGGCGCGCAGCGCGTGCTCGACCGGCTGGACGCGATCGTGCGCCGCCCCCTTGTCGCGATCGTGCCGGTGTTGCCGGGCGACTCGGCAGAGAGCGCCAACACTACGCCCGCCGCGACGGCGGCCGTGCCGATGCCGGGCACGCCGGACAGCGACGACACCGGTGGCCCTCCGCGGGCGCACGCGACCGGGCTGCGCCTGCAGCAGACCTTGAGCGGCAGCATCACCCCGGCCTCCACCGTGCTGGGGCTGCGCCGGCAGTACGACTGTTTCTGGATCAGTTTCTGA
- a CDS encoding M14 family metallocarboxypeptidase — protein MTSAAFYPIGTPGVPWGAAEKAAWLAGQPRRRSYQDEVVAAIEDLRGHWDVVEYGQLAYAQERYPLLALRSRGWDDALPCMLVTGGVHGYETSGVHGALQFAQQHAQDYAGRANVLLAPCVSPWAYERIHRWNADAIDPNRSFRADSPAQESAALLRLVAPLRDRVRMHIDLHETTDSDESEFRPALAARDGIAYEPGGIPDGFYLVGDSENPQPAFQQAVLAAVAQVTHIAPADAAGTLIGTPLAAPGVINYPVKRLGLCAGITDARYTTTTEVYPDSASATPQQCNAAQVAAVRAAIDYALAHP, from the coding sequence ATGACCAGCGCAGCCTTCTATCCGATCGGAACCCCCGGCGTGCCCTGGGGCGCCGCCGAGAAGGCGGCCTGGCTGGCCGGGCAGCCGCGCCGGCGTAGCTACCAGGACGAAGTGGTCGCTGCCATCGAAGACCTGCGCGGGCACTGGGACGTGGTCGAGTACGGGCAGTTGGCGTACGCGCAGGAGCGCTATCCGTTGCTGGCGCTGCGCAGCCGCGGTTGGGACGACGCGCTGCCGTGCATGCTGGTCACCGGTGGCGTGCATGGCTACGAGACCAGCGGCGTGCACGGCGCGCTGCAGTTCGCGCAGCAGCACGCGCAGGACTACGCCGGCCGCGCCAACGTGCTGCTGGCGCCGTGCGTGAGCCCCTGGGCGTACGAGCGCATCCACCGCTGGAACGCCGATGCGATCGATCCCAACCGTTCGTTCCGCGCCGACAGCCCGGCGCAGGAATCGGCGGCGCTGCTGCGTCTGGTCGCGCCGTTGCGCGATCGGGTGCGCATGCACATCGACCTGCACGAGACCACCGACAGCGACGAGTCCGAGTTCCGCCCGGCGCTGGCCGCGCGCGATGGCATCGCCTACGAACCGGGCGGCATCCCCGACGGCTTCTACCTGGTCGGCGACAGCGAGAATCCGCAGCCGGCCTTCCAGCAGGCGGTGCTGGCCGCGGTGGCGCAGGTTACCCACATCGCGCCGGCCGACGCCGCGGGCACATTGATCGGCACGCCGCTGGCGGCGCCGGGGGTCATCAACTACCCGGTGAAGCGGCTGGGCCTGTGCGCGGGCATCACCGACGCGCGCTACACCACCACCACCGAGGTGTACCCGGACAGCGCCAGCGCCACGCCGCAGCAGTGCAACGCCGCGCAGGTGGCGGCGGTGCGCGCGGCGATCGACTACGCCCTGGCGCATCCGTAG
- the metF gene encoding methylenetetrahydrofolate reductase [NAD(P)H], producing the protein MTAISFEFYPPKTDEQRAQLDRTAARLKAYAPEYVSCTFGAGGSTLSYTSETVRHLKQHHRFEAAPHLSCVGGSREEIRELLKLYRAIGCRRLVALRGDLPSGMGHPGDLRYAADLIAFIRAEHGDAFHLEVGAYPETHPQANDALSDLRHFKAKVDAGADAAITQYFYNADAYFHFVDAVRKLGVQIPIVPGIMPISNFSQLRRFSEQCGAEIPRWIGKRMQAYGDDAEAIREFGADVVATLCQRLIDGGAPGLHFYTLNLAKPTTSVLARLRGAIDAG; encoded by the coding sequence ATGACCGCCATCAGCTTCGAGTTCTATCCGCCCAAGACCGACGAGCAGCGCGCGCAGCTCGACCGCACCGCTGCGCGGCTGAAGGCCTACGCTCCGGAATACGTCTCCTGCACCTTCGGCGCCGGCGGCTCGACCCTCAGCTACACCTCCGAGACCGTGCGCCACCTCAAGCAGCACCACCGCTTCGAGGCCGCCCCGCACCTGTCCTGCGTGGGTGGCAGCCGCGAGGAGATCCGCGAACTGCTCAAGCTGTACCGCGCGATCGGCTGCCGCCGCCTGGTCGCGCTGCGCGGCGACCTGCCCTCCGGCATGGGCCACCCCGGCGACCTGCGCTATGCCGCCGACCTGATCGCCTTCATCCGCGCCGAGCACGGCGATGCCTTCCACCTGGAAGTGGGCGCGTATCCGGAGACGCATCCGCAGGCCAACGACGCGCTCAGCGACCTGCGCCACTTCAAGGCCAAGGTCGACGCCGGCGCCGATGCCGCCATCACCCAGTATTTCTACAACGCCGACGCCTACTTCCACTTCGTCGACGCGGTGCGCAAGCTCGGCGTGCAGATCCCGATCGTGCCCGGCATCATGCCGATCTCCAACTTCAGCCAGCTGCGGCGCTTCTCCGAACAGTGCGGCGCGGAAATCCCGCGCTGGATCGGCAAGCGCATGCAGGCCTACGGCGACGATGCCGAGGCCATCCGCGAGTTCGGCGCCGACGTGGTCGCCACGTTGTGCCAACGCCTGATCGACGGCGGCGCGCCCGGGCTGCATTTCTACACCCTCAACCTGGCCAAGCCGACCACCAGCGTCCTGGCGCGCCTGCGCGGCGCCATCGACGCCGGCTGA
- a CDS encoding Nudix family hydrolase, with the protein MSEPLRSIHVVAGVITDARGRILLTRRTEGRDLAGLWEFPGGKREPGETSEQALVRELQEELGIEAVVGDWLMEVPQRYPDKRLRLEVRQVSAWKGTPRGREGQALTWVSADKLGRYAMPPADQPVVAMLRQPACYLVTPEPTEPGPWLAALERALDAGVRRVQLRARGLPAEQWLPLARAAATLCAARGAQVLVNRDVALAQDLGVGVHLGAEQLPQWQARPLPAGQPVAASCHSLEELQAAQRIGCDFAVVGPLAATASHPGAAPLGWEAFERLREQVALPIYPIGGLAPTQVAEARRHGGQGIAAIRALWPLAADVA; encoded by the coding sequence ATGTCCGAACCGCTCAGATCCATTCATGTCGTTGCCGGCGTAATCACCGATGCGCGCGGCCGTATCCTGCTGACCCGCCGCACCGAGGGCCGTGACCTGGCCGGCCTGTGGGAATTCCCCGGTGGCAAGCGCGAGCCCGGCGAGACCTCGGAGCAGGCGCTGGTGCGCGAGCTGCAGGAGGAACTGGGGATCGAGGCCGTGGTCGGCGACTGGCTGATGGAAGTGCCGCAGCGCTACCCGGACAAGCGCCTGCGCCTGGAAGTGCGCCAGGTGTCGGCGTGGAAGGGCACGCCGCGCGGCCGCGAGGGCCAGGCGCTGACCTGGGTGAGCGCCGACAAGCTGGGCCGCTACGCGATGCCGCCGGCCGACCAGCCGGTGGTGGCGATGCTGCGCCAACCCGCTTGCTACCTGGTGACCCCGGAGCCGACCGAACCGGGCCCGTGGTTGGCGGCGCTGGAGCGCGCGCTGGACGCCGGTGTGCGCCGCGTGCAGTTGCGCGCGCGCGGCCTGCCGGCCGAGCAGTGGCTGCCGCTGGCGCGGGCCGCGGCGACGCTGTGCGCGGCGCGTGGCGCACAGGTGCTGGTCAATCGTGACGTGGCGCTGGCGCAGGACCTGGGCGTGGGCGTGCACCTGGGCGCGGAGCAACTGCCGCAATGGCAGGCGCGTCCGTTGCCGGCCGGACAGCCCGTGGCGGCGTCCTGCCACAGCCTCGAAGAGTTGCAGGCGGCGCAGCGCATTGGCTGCGATTTCGCGGTGGTCGGGCCGCTGGCCGCCACCGCCAGCCATCCTGGCGCCGCACCGCTGGGCTGGGAGGCGTTCGAGCGCCTGCGCGAGCAGGTCGCCCTGCCGATCTATCCGATCGGCGGCCTGGCGCCGACCCAGGTGGCCGAGGCGCGCCGCCATGGCGGCCAGGGCATCGCCGCGATCCGCGCGCTGTGGCCGCTGGCGGCCGATGTGGCGTGA
- a CDS encoding TorF family putative porin produces MRAVRTGMLLIALGAAAPAWAGTASANLAATSNYVSRGFEQSWGRPVVQGGLDVAADSGWYAGTWASGVSPYFIEGGHVEWDVYAGYAASRGDWGWRAGIYHYAYPGARMSASGTRYDYGEAIVAGHWRTLELSYASTWTRDYFGYNSATLGVGQGRHSRGSGYLALDATLPLASDWQVSVHAGHQHVRNFADYGWTDARVGLSRTWRGTEFGVSYARAWNSAGVYRRYTTGVADGDGRVHVSNPIDGAWAFTIKRSFTL; encoded by the coding sequence ATGAGGGCCGTGCGCACGGGCATGCTGCTGATCGCGTTGGGCGCCGCTGCACCGGCCTGGGCCGGGACCGCCAGCGCCAATCTGGCGGCGACCTCGAACTACGTCTCGCGCGGATTCGAGCAAAGCTGGGGCCGGCCGGTGGTGCAGGGCGGGCTGGACGTGGCCGCGGACAGCGGCTGGTATGCCGGCACCTGGGCATCGGGGGTAAGCCCGTACTTCATCGAAGGCGGGCACGTGGAGTGGGACGTGTATGCCGGTTACGCGGCCAGCCGTGGCGACTGGGGCTGGCGCGCCGGCATCTACCACTACGCCTATCCCGGCGCGCGCATGAGCGCCAGCGGCACCCGCTACGACTACGGGGAGGCCATCGTCGCCGGTCACTGGCGCACACTGGAGCTGTCCTACGCCAGTACCTGGACGCGCGACTACTTCGGCTACAACAGCGCCACGCTGGGCGTCGGCCAGGGCCGGCACTCGCGCGGCTCCGGCTATCTGGCCTTGGACGCCACGCTGCCGCTGGCCTCGGACTGGCAGGTGAGCGTGCATGCCGGCCACCAGCACGTACGCAACTTCGCCGACTACGGCTGGACCGACGCGCGCGTGGGCCTGAGCCGCACCTGGCGCGGCACCGAGTTCGGCGTGAGCTATGCACGCGCCTGGAACAGCGCCGGCGTCTATCGCCGCTACACCACGGGCGTGGCGGATGGGGATGGCCGGGTACATGTCTCCAACCCGATCGACGGCGCCTGGGCGTTCACCATCAAGCGCAGTTTCACCCTGTAG
- a CDS encoding FAD-dependent monooxygenase yields MACERVTGAPLEKTGEAPVNISLLHAEKGAECKHTLTQGEAMNAHADTLSTDVLIVGAGPSGLALRLALDRLGIASLLVDRHAAGLNTSRAAVIHARTLEVLEPLGVVPRLLAAGVQATRFRVRDGDRSLLQISFDDLPSAHRYALMCPQNATEAILGDGLAPDSATVWRPARLLAFAETADGVSADLELPEQRQRRVHAQWIVGCDGAHSAVREGAGIAFQGGDYAETFVLADVRMAWPLPREEVSLFFSPQGLMVVAPLPEPDGTAGDRHRIVVTVADAIGPPTLAQMQAVLDARGPQSARARIDAMLWSSDFHLQHRVAAHLRRGRALLCGDAAHVHSPAGGQGMNTGIQDAIALAPALQRALRQHDARGLDAWATGRHRIARGVVRMTDAMTRAATATGPVARSVRNGLLGLIDHAPPIRHRLAARLAELGN; encoded by the coding sequence GTGGCCTGCGAACGTGTCACGGGGGCGCCCCTGGAGAAAACAGGCGAAGCGCCTGTAAACATAAGTTTACTCCATGCCGAAAAGGGCGCAGAATGTAAACACACGCTTACCCAGGGAGAGGCGATGAACGCCCACGCAGACACGCTGTCCACGGACGTCCTGATCGTGGGCGCCGGCCCCAGTGGCCTGGCACTGCGCCTGGCCCTGGACCGCCTCGGGATCGCCTCGCTCCTGGTCGACCGGCATGCGGCGGGGCTGAACACCTCGCGCGCCGCGGTGATCCATGCACGCACCCTGGAAGTGCTGGAACCGCTCGGCGTGGTGCCGCGCCTGCTTGCGGCGGGCGTGCAGGCCACTCGGTTCCGCGTGCGCGACGGCGACCGGAGCCTGCTGCAGATCAGCTTCGACGACCTGCCCTCGGCGCATCGGTATGCGCTGATGTGCCCGCAGAACGCCACCGAGGCGATTCTGGGCGATGGGCTGGCGCCAGACTCCGCCACGGTGTGGCGGCCGGCACGCCTGCTCGCGTTTGCGGAGACAGCCGACGGCGTCAGCGCCGATCTGGAACTGCCGGAGCAGCGCCAGCGACGCGTCCATGCGCAATGGATCGTCGGCTGCGACGGCGCGCACAGCGCCGTGCGCGAGGGCGCGGGGATCGCATTCCAGGGCGGCGACTACGCGGAGACCTTCGTGCTCGCCGATGTGCGCATGGCCTGGCCGCTGCCGCGCGAGGAGGTCAGCCTGTTCTTCTCGCCGCAGGGCTTGATGGTGGTGGCGCCGTTGCCGGAACCCGACGGCACGGCGGGCGATCGCCACCGGATCGTGGTCACGGTGGCGGACGCCATCGGGCCGCCGACGCTGGCGCAGATGCAGGCCGTGCTCGACGCGCGCGGACCGCAAAGTGCGCGCGCGCGCATCGACGCGATGCTGTGGAGTTCGGATTTCCATCTGCAGCACCGGGTGGCCGCGCACCTGCGCCGAGGGCGGGCCCTGCTGTGCGGCGATGCGGCGCACGTGCACAGCCCCGCCGGAGGCCAGGGCATGAATACCGGCATCCAGGACGCGATCGCCCTGGCGCCGGCGCTGCAGCGGGCGCTACGCCAGCACGATGCCCGCGGCCTGGACGCGTGGGCGACCGGCCGCCATCGCATCGCCCGCGGCGTGGTGCGCATGACCGACGCGATGACGCGCGCGGCCACCGCCACCGGGCCGGTGGCGCGCAGCGTCCGCAACGGCCTGCTTGGGTTGATCGATCATGCGCCGCCGATCCGACACAGGCTGGCGGCCCGATTGGCCGAACTGGGTAACTGA
- a CDS encoding VOC family protein, producing MAPLHSLELKVFVPAQDFALSARFYAELGFAPEPLGDGLLCFRHGDRCAFLLQDFYHAGLAQNLVLHLWVEDADAWWRRLHAADLAGRYGARLGDPEARPWGMRDFTLHDPSGVLWRIGHGLDA from the coding sequence TTGGCTCCCTTGCACAGCCTGGAACTGAAGGTCTTCGTGCCCGCGCAGGATTTCGCGCTGTCGGCGCGCTTCTATGCGGAACTCGGGTTCGCGCCCGAGCCGCTCGGCGACGGCCTGCTCTGCTTCCGCCACGGCGACCGTTGCGCGTTTCTGTTGCAGGATTTCTACCACGCAGGCCTGGCGCAGAACCTGGTGCTGCATCTGTGGGTGGAGGACGCCGATGCCTGGTGGCGGCGGCTGCATGCGGCCGATCTGGCCGGCCGTTATGGTGCGCGCCTGGGCGATCCCGAGGCCCGGCCCTGGGGCATGCGCGACTTCACCCTGCACGACCCCAGCGGCGTGCTGTGGCGCATCGGCCACGGCCTGGACGCCTGA
- a CDS encoding TetR family transcriptional regulator, which yields MTRSQATKDRILESARALFALHGYDGATVRQIAAQAQANVALVIRYYGSKEQLFLAAVEFDLQLPDLRDVPAEEVGERLAAHFFAVWEDAPSGHQLVALLRAAVSHADAQARLTEIFEKQLRTAVRRYLGPGAAAETRATLIASQMLGFALVRYVLEFPARGLTRPLAVRVLGETLQRYLTQPL from the coding sequence GTGACACGTTCGCAGGCCACCAAAGACCGCATTCTCGAATCGGCGCGGGCGCTGTTCGCCCTGCACGGCTACGACGGCGCCACGGTGCGCCAGATCGCCGCGCAGGCGCAGGCCAACGTCGCGCTGGTGATCCGCTACTACGGCAGCAAGGAGCAGTTGTTCCTGGCGGCGGTGGAGTTCGACCTGCAGTTGCCGGATCTGCGCGACGTCCCGGCCGAGGAGGTGGGCGAACGTCTGGCGGCGCATTTCTTCGCGGTCTGGGAGGACGCGCCCTCGGGCCATCAACTGGTGGCCTTGCTGCGCGCGGCGGTGAGCCACGCCGATGCGCAGGCGCGGCTCACCGAGATCTTCGAGAAGCAGTTGCGCACGGCCGTGCGCCGCTACCTGGGGCCGGGCGCGGCGGCGGAGACGCGCGCGACCCTGATCGCCTCGCAGATGCTGGGCTTCGCCCTGGTGCGCTACGTGCTGGAGTTTCCGGCCAGGGGCCTGACCCGGCCGCTGGCGGTGCGGGTGTTGGGGGAGACGCTGCAGCGGTATCTGACCCAGCCCCTGTGA
- a CDS encoding DUF3228 family protein, whose product MSIVLTPFARTRLFPRDGRRNAIQDCTPEQFEQHLNTHAPLQVLDGYAPFCKLHVHRNWTSTRCLTVPITDANRRLLRSGYEARSREELPVLVRWFEGVEPPVAAYLLPILYSREQLAHEGAPIEADWGVVGCLYTAEPQEIPMAPITMLRNALGVEEGGSGVALDRDAYRRSVAFWEHNANWRP is encoded by the coding sequence ATGTCCATCGTCCTCACGCCGTTCGCCCGCACCCGCCTGTTTCCGCGCGACGGCCGCCGCAACGCGATCCAGGACTGCACGCCGGAGCAGTTCGAGCAGCATCTCAACACGCACGCGCCGCTGCAGGTGCTGGACGGCTACGCGCCGTTCTGCAAGTTGCACGTGCATCGCAACTGGACCTCGACGCGCTGCCTGACCGTGCCGATCACCGACGCCAACCGGCGCCTGCTGCGCTCCGGCTACGAGGCACGCAGCCGCGAGGAACTGCCGGTGCTGGTGCGCTGGTTCGAAGGCGTCGAGCCGCCGGTGGCCGCCTATCTGCTGCCGATCCTCTACAGCCGCGAACAGCTCGCGCACGAGGGGGCGCCGATCGAGGCCGACTGGGGCGTGGTCGGTTGCCTGTATACCGCCGAGCCGCAGGAGATTCCGATGGCGCCGATCACCATGCTGCGCAATGCGCTGGGCGTAGAGGAGGGCGGCTCGGGCGTGGCGCTGGATCGCGACGCCTACCGGCGCAGCGTGGCGTTCTGGGAGCACAACGCCAACTGGCGGCCGTAA
- a CDS encoding alpha-amylase family protein: MLVGLLLFLATASAQADVILHAFNWPYATVEARAAQIAAAGYRKVLVAPAYRSQGDAWWARYQPQDMRLIDNPLGDTDAFASMVQALKAVGVETYADVVLNHMANEAATRSDLNYPGSAVLGQYAANPQRYASLRLFGDLSQNFLGANDFGPAQCITNYNDPYQVRTYRICGGGSDPGLPDLVGNDWVVQQQRNYLLALKALGVTGFRVDAAKHMTFDHLNKVLDAQVRSGVLVFGEVITGGGSGNADYDQFLAPYLQATPHAAYDFPLFNSVRNAFAYGGSMDLLVDPGAYGQALPGARAVTFAITHDIPNNAGFRYAIMDPVDETLAYAYLLGRDGGVPMVYSDNNESGDNRWVNAYQRDDLKRMVGFHNAAQGRDMQVLAHGACYLLFRRGDLGIVGINKCGTTVTAAVPMNGSVLRWNVDYTDALGSGSVVRISSGSYTFSLPPRQARMWKR; encoded by the coding sequence CTGCTGGTCGGCCTGCTGCTGTTCCTGGCCACCGCCAGCGCCCAGGCCGACGTCATCCTGCATGCGTTCAACTGGCCCTATGCCACCGTGGAAGCGCGCGCCGCGCAGATCGCCGCCGCCGGCTACCGCAAGGTGCTGGTGGCGCCGGCCTACCGCTCGCAGGGCGACGCCTGGTGGGCGCGCTACCAGCCGCAGGACATGCGCCTGATCGACAACCCGCTCGGCGACACCGACGCCTTCGCCAGCATGGTGCAGGCGCTGAAGGCGGTCGGCGTGGAGACCTATGCGGACGTGGTGCTCAACCACATGGCCAACGAGGCGGCCACGCGCTCGGACCTGAACTACCCCGGCAGCGCGGTGCTCGGCCAGTACGCCGCCAATCCGCAGCGTTATGCGTCGCTGCGGCTGTTCGGCGACCTCTCGCAGAATTTTCTCGGCGCCAACGACTTCGGCCCGGCGCAGTGCATCACCAACTACAACGATCCCTACCAGGTGCGCACCTACCGCATCTGCGGCGGCGGCAGCGATCCCGGCCTGCCGGATCTGGTCGGCAACGACTGGGTGGTGCAGCAGCAGCGCAATTACCTGCTGGCGCTGAAGGCGCTGGGCGTCACCGGCTTTCGCGTCGACGCGGCCAAGCACATGACCTTCGATCATCTGAACAAGGTACTCGATGCTCAGGTCCGCTCCGGCGTGCTGGTGTTCGGCGAAGTGATCACCGGCGGCGGCAGCGGCAATGCCGACTACGACCAGTTCCTGGCGCCGTACCTGCAGGCCACCCCGCACGCGGCCTACGACTTCCCGCTCTTCAACTCGGTGCGCAACGCCTTCGCCTACGGCGGCAGCATGGACCTGCTGGTGGATCCGGGCGCCTACGGCCAGGCGCTGCCGGGCGCGCGCGCAGTGACCTTCGCCATCACCCACGACATCCCCAACAACGCCGGCTTCCGCTACGCGATCATGGATCCGGTCGACGAGACCCTGGCCTACGCCTACCTGCTCGGCCGCGACGGCGGCGTGCCGATGGTGTACTCGGACAACAACGAGAGCGGCGACAACCGCTGGGTCAACGCCTACCAGCGCGACGACCTCAAGCGCATGGTCGGCTTCCACAACGCCGCGCAGGGCCGCGACATGCAGGTGCTGGCGCACGGTGCCTGCTACCTGCTGTTCCGCCGCGGCGACCTGGGCATCGTCGGCATCAACAAGTGCGGCACCACCGTCACCGCCGCGGTGCCGATGAACGGCAGCGTGCTGCGCTGGAACGTCGACTACACCGATGCGCTGGGCTCCGGCAGCGTGGTGCGCATCTCCAGCGGCAGCTACACCTTCAGCCTGCCGCCTCGGCAGGCGCGGATGTGGAAGCGCTGA
- a CDS encoding methyl-accepting chemotaxis protein, with the protein MSTPSPHRRRGSVAKRLMLGTGLLALACFGLTAMIIYWRSSDALLSTSRTSIENLAQLEAQRVSREIGVAFDASEALANSFRVQHGAGGLSRTTATAVLRSQLDAHPQWLGISTMWEPDAFDGNDKGFVGAEGHDATGRYMTWWSRQNGTLVREALRDYEKPGDGDWYLLARNTHKPVVIEPYYYPVAGKDTLMTTLATPILENGRFLGVVTVDFTLDTLQQRIAALRPMGEGHASLLSPLGMVMASRDPQQVGKTRNDAWSKDMLARVAKGQVVFDHRRADGEDALNVFVPLKIGDAPQAFALGISVPYALVMAKARALLWTIAAVGLLSALVLSGALYLLLRRQVLDPLAEAVRVSSAVAAGRLDSQVRHRRDDELGQLLDAMGSMQTQLQAVMQAQAEMAQRHDAGEMSYRMDAERFPGEYGRMVHGTNALVAAHVDVQRRLVEVMSQYAIGNMQVDMEPLPGEKAAITEAMRTTKHSLQAINQAITELAQAAASGDFSRRGDAERFQYDFRGMVVGLNRLMELTEGNLSALSALLRAVAQGDLTARMHGEFHGVFAQMRDDANATVEQLTGIVGRIQQATTAINTAAGEIAAGNDDLSRRTEQQAANLEETAASMEELTSTVKQNAEHAHQANRLAQDTAGVASRGGAVVEQVVETMTGIAAASKKMAEIIGVIDGIAFQTNILALNAAVEAARAGEQGRGFAVVASEVRALAQRSATAAHEIKGLIDASVGKIDDGTALVNGAGDTMREVVASVRRVTDIMSEIAAASQEQSAGIEQVGKTIVQMDEVTQQNAALVEEATAAARAMEEQA; encoded by the coding sequence ATGTCCACTCCGTCGCCGCATCGCCGTCGCGGCAGCGTCGCCAAACGCCTGATGCTGGGTACCGGCCTGCTCGCGCTGGCCTGTTTCGGCCTGACCGCGATGATCATCTACTGGCGCAGCAGCGATGCGTTGCTGTCGACCTCGCGCACCAGCATCGAGAACCTCGCGCAACTGGAAGCGCAGCGCGTGTCGCGCGAGATCGGCGTGGCCTTCGACGCCAGCGAGGCGCTGGCCAACAGCTTCCGCGTGCAGCACGGCGCCGGCGGCCTGTCGCGTACCACCGCCACCGCGGTGCTGCGCAGCCAGCTCGATGCGCATCCGCAGTGGCTGGGCATCAGCACCATGTGGGAGCCGGACGCGTTCGACGGCAACGACAAGGGCTTCGTCGGTGCCGAGGGCCACGACGCCACCGGCCGCTACATGACCTGGTGGTCGCGGCAGAACGGCACGCTGGTGCGCGAGGCGCTGCGCGACTACGAGAAGCCGGGCGACGGCGACTGGTACCTGCTGGCGCGCAACACGCACAAGCCGGTGGTGATCGAGCCGTACTACTACCCGGTGGCCGGCAAGGACACGCTGATGACCACGCTGGCCACGCCGATCCTGGAGAACGGCCGCTTCCTGGGCGTGGTCACCGTCGACTTCACCCTCGATACCCTGCAGCAGCGCATCGCCGCGCTGCGGCCGATGGGCGAGGGCCATGCCAGCCTGTTGTCGCCGTTGGGCATGGTGATGGCCAGCCGCGATCCGCAGCAGGTCGGCAAGACCCGCAACGACGCCTGGTCCAAGGACATGCTCGCGCGCGTGGCCAAGGGGCAGGTGGTGTTCGACCATCGCCGTGCCGATGGCGAGGATGCGTTGAACGTGTTCGTGCCGCTGAAGATCGGCGATGCGCCGCAAGCGTTCGCGCTGGGCATCTCGGTGCCGTACGCGCTGGTGATGGCCAAGGCGCGTGCGTTGCTGTGGACCATCGCCGCGGTCGGCCTGCTCTCGGCGCTGGTGCTGAGCGGCGCGCTGTACCTGCTGCTGCGCCGGCAGGTGCTCGATCCGTTGGCCGAGGCGGTGCGCGTGTCCTCCGCGGTCGCCGCCGGACGCCTGGACAGCCAGGTCCGCCACCGTCGCGACGACGAGCTGGGGCAGTTGCTGGACGCGATGGGCAGCATGCAGACGCAGTTGCAGGCGGTGATGCAGGCGCAGGCGGAGATGGCGCAGCGCCACGACGCCGGCGAGATGAGCTACCGGATGGACGCCGAGCGCTTCCCCGGCGAGTACGGACGCATGGTCCACGGCACCAACGCGCTGGTCGCCGCGCATGTGGACGTGCAGCGGCGCCTGGTCGAGGTGATGTCGCAGTACGCGATCGGCAACATGCAGGTGGACATGGAGCCGCTGCCGGGCGAGAAGGCGGCGATCACCGAGGCGATGCGCACCACCAAGCACAGCCTGCAGGCGATCAACCAGGCCATCACCGAGCTGGCGCAGGCGGCCGCCTCCGGCGATTTCTCCCGGCGCGGCGATGCCGAGCGCTTCCAGTACGACTTCCGCGGCATGGTGGTCGGGCTGAACCGCCTGATGGAGCTGACCGAAGGGAACCTCTCGGCCTTGTCGGCGTTGTTGCGCGCCGTGGCGCAGGGCGACCTCACCGCGCGCATGCACGGCGAGTTCCATGGCGTGTTCGCGCAGATGCGCGACGATGCCAATGCCACCGTGGAGCAGTTGACCGGCATCGTCGGCCGCATCCAGCAGGCCACCACCGCGATCAACACCGCCGCCGGCGAAATTGCGGCCGGCAACGACGACCTGTCGCGCCGCACCGAGCAACAAGCCGCCAACCTGGAAGAAACCGCGGCCTCGATGGAGGAACTGACCTCCACGGTGAAGCAGAACGCCGAGCATGCGCACCAGGCCAACCGACTGGCGCAGGACACCGCCGGCGTGGCCTCGCGCGGCGGCGCGGTGGTCGAGCAGGTGGTGGAGACCATGACAGGTATCGCCGCGGCCTCGAAGAAAATGGCCGAGATCATCGGTGTGATCGACGGCATCGCCTTCCAGACCAACATCCTGGCGCTCAATGCCGCGGTGGAGGCGGCGCGTGCCGGCGAGCAGGGTCGCGGCTTTGCGGTGGTGGCAAGCGAGGTACGTGCGCTGGCACAGCGGTCGGCGACCGCGGCGCACGAGATCAAGGGCCTGATCGACGCCTCGGTCGGGAAGATCGACGACGGCACCGCGCTGGTCAACGGCGCCGGCGACACCATGCGCGAGGTGGTGGCCAGCGTGCGCCGGGTCACCGACATCATGAGCGAGATCGCCGCCGCTTCGCAGGAACAGAGTGCCGGCATCGAACAGGTGGGCAAGACCATCGTGCAGATGGACGAGGTGACGCAGCAGAACGCCGCATTGGTCGAGGAAGCCACGGCGGCGGCGCGGGCGATGGAAGAGCAGGCCTAG